A genomic region of uncultured Paludibaculum sp. contains the following coding sequences:
- a CDS encoding NAD-dependent epimerase/dehydratase family protein, translating to MNSWQDSYAGRRVAVTGGLGFLGSNLAHALAWAGAEVTVLDALVRGCGGKRENLEGAARHCRVVQTDIGDPEETAGAVEDCDIVFNLAGEISHGRSMTEPERDGEINTAAQLRFLGLLAHMRPGIRVVYAGTRQVYGVPLSLPVDEDHPIDPVDFNGIHKYAATMYHMLYSRLGQLDAAVLRLSNVYGPRMALDVPGQGFLGVFLRQALLGEDLGVYQPGDQLRDPIFVDDAVDAFLAAGAVPTLPARSFNLGGGQALRLDEIATTIAQAAGTESRVCPLEFPQRAKAFDIGSYVADWSRARRLLDWRPRTDFATGVERTLAFYRDHWETYLPASGALCTVAQGQ from the coding sequence GTGAACTCCTGGCAAGACTCCTATGCGGGCCGGCGGGTGGCCGTAACTGGCGGCCTAGGCTTCCTGGGCAGCAATCTGGCGCATGCGCTGGCGTGGGCCGGGGCCGAAGTGACCGTCCTCGATGCCTTGGTTCGTGGGTGCGGCGGCAAGCGAGAGAATCTGGAGGGCGCCGCCCGGCACTGCCGCGTCGTCCAGACGGATATCGGCGACCCGGAGGAGACGGCCGGCGCGGTGGAGGATTGCGACATCGTCTTCAACCTGGCCGGTGAGATCAGTCACGGGCGCAGCATGACCGAGCCCGAACGGGATGGCGAGATCAACACAGCGGCACAACTGCGGTTCCTCGGGCTGCTGGCGCACATGCGGCCCGGGATCCGCGTGGTCTACGCCGGGACCCGGCAGGTGTACGGCGTCCCGCTCAGCCTGCCCGTGGACGAGGATCACCCAATCGACCCGGTGGACTTCAACGGGATCCACAAATACGCCGCGACGATGTACCACATGCTGTACTCGCGCTTGGGGCAACTGGACGCCGCGGTGCTACGGCTGAGCAATGTTTACGGCCCCCGCATGGCGCTGGACGTCCCCGGGCAGGGCTTTCTGGGGGTCTTTCTGCGACAGGCGCTGCTGGGAGAGGATCTTGGCGTCTATCAGCCGGGCGACCAGTTGCGCGATCCCATCTTTGTGGACGACGCCGTGGACGCGTTTCTGGCGGCTGGCGCGGTGCCCACACTGCCGGCTCGATCGTTCAACCTGGGCGGCGGGCAGGCATTGCGGCTGGACGAGATCGCAACGACGATTGCGCAGGCGGCCGGAACCGAGTCGAGGGTGTGTCCCCTCGAATTCCCGCAGCGAGCCAAGGCGTTCGACATCGGCAGCTATGTGGCCGACTGGTCAAGGGCGCGCCGCTTGCTGGACTGGCGGCCCCGGACCGATTTCGCCACCGGTGTGGAACGTACGTTGGCGTTCTATCGGGACCATTGGGAGACCTACCTGCCTGCCTCCGGCGCACTTTGCACGGTGGCCCAGGGGCAATGA
- a CDS encoding class I SAM-dependent methyltransferase, translating into MNPAEFRNIAVAEEGLWWYRGMREILFRELDRAKQGRTIETVLDAGCGTGALAEQVSQRYGWRTIGMDANATAMPWLRRRAVEAVQGDITRIPLPDGCCDALLSLDVLIHLAPGTESQAMREFGRVVRPGGLLVVRVAAFDWLRSRHSIFIEEKQRFTRTRLLRLAVDAGWRPLRCTYLNSLALPLAAFKFRVWEPLFDRTPRSGVGALPPWLNSALLGALRLEGAWLSRGLTLPAGQSLLLVAERPA; encoded by the coding sequence ATGAACCCGGCGGAGTTCCGCAATATCGCAGTGGCCGAGGAGGGTCTCTGGTGGTATCGCGGCATGCGCGAAATCCTGTTCCGGGAGTTGGACCGGGCGAAGCAGGGCCGGACCATCGAAACGGTGCTGGATGCGGGATGCGGCACCGGCGCGCTGGCCGAGCAGGTGTCCCAGAGGTACGGATGGCGGACCATCGGCATGGACGCGAACGCCACAGCGATGCCATGGCTACGGCGGAGAGCGGTGGAGGCCGTGCAGGGCGACATCACGCGCATCCCGCTGCCCGACGGCTGCTGTGACGCACTGCTTTCGCTGGATGTTCTGATCCACCTGGCGCCTGGCACGGAGTCGCAGGCAATGCGCGAGTTCGGGCGCGTGGTGCGTCCGGGCGGTTTGCTGGTGGTGCGCGTGGCGGCCTTCGACTGGCTGCGCAGCCGTCACTCGATCTTCATTGAAGAGAAGCAGCGGTTTACGCGGACCCGGCTGCTGCGGCTGGCCGTCGACGCGGGTTGGAGACCGCTGCGCTGCACCTATCTGAACTCGCTGGCGCTGCCCTTGGCCGCGTTCAAGTTCCGGGTGTGGGAACCGCTGTTCGACCGGACACCCAGGAGCGGAGTGGGGGCGCTGCCGCCATGGTTGAACTCGGCACTGCTGGGGGCGTTGCGGCTGGAAGGAGCCTGGCTGTCGCGCGGCCTTACCCTGCCCGCCGGCCAGAGCCTGCTGCTGGTGGCCGAGCGGCCGGCGTAA
- a CDS encoding phosphopentomutase: MVFRRVAWIVLDSVGIGAMPDWQAFGDDMPGDTLGHCASLRPLRLPNLRALGLANIRPLEHLEPAPHPRASFGRCTLASPGKDTTTGHWEMVGIHLAKPFPLYPHGFPPDLMAEFERRIGRGTLGNFAASGTEIIKQLGDEHVATGKPIIYTSADSVFQIAAHEGVIPIPELYRICEIARALLTGPHEVGRVIARPFEGQSPNFTRTTNRHDYAVPPPAGMLLDQLSAGNVPVVSVGKIADIFLGRGVTKSLKTKTNADGMAKTLEALASIDTGLVFVNLVDFDMLYGHRNDPEGYSRALEAVDAWLPQLDAALGPEDLVVLTADHGCDPTTPSTDHSREYVPLLAYGPKVRAGTNLGTRGSLADIGQTVAQNFGTSIQAGVSFLDAIA; this comes from the coding sequence ATGGTCTTCCGCCGCGTCGCGTGGATTGTGCTGGATAGTGTCGGCATCGGCGCCATGCCGGACTGGCAGGCCTTTGGCGACGATATGCCCGGCGATACGCTGGGCCATTGCGCCAGCCTGAGGCCACTACGCCTGCCCAATCTCCGCGCTCTCGGCCTGGCCAACATCCGGCCGCTCGAGCATCTGGAGCCGGCCCCCCATCCGCGCGCCTCTTTTGGCCGCTGCACGCTGGCCTCCCCCGGCAAGGACACCACCACCGGACACTGGGAGATGGTGGGTATTCACCTGGCCAAGCCCTTCCCGCTTTACCCGCACGGCTTCCCGCCCGATCTGATGGCCGAGTTTGAACGGCGGATTGGCCGTGGGACGTTGGGCAACTTCGCCGCCTCCGGCACCGAGATCATCAAGCAGCTCGGCGACGAACATGTTGCCACCGGCAAGCCTATCATCTACACGTCGGCGGATAGCGTCTTCCAGATCGCGGCCCATGAGGGCGTAATCCCCATTCCCGAGCTCTACCGCATCTGCGAGATCGCCCGCGCCCTGCTCACCGGCCCGCACGAAGTAGGCCGCGTCATCGCACGGCCATTCGAGGGCCAGTCACCGAACTTCACCCGCACCACCAACCGCCACGACTACGCAGTCCCGCCGCCCGCGGGCATGCTGCTCGATCAACTGTCCGCTGGCAATGTCCCCGTGGTGAGCGTCGGCAAGATCGCAGACATCTTCCTGGGCCGCGGTGTCACGAAGTCACTCAAGACGAAGACCAACGCCGATGGCATGGCAAAGACCCTGGAAGCTCTAGCCTCCATCGACACCGGCCTTGTCTTCGTGAATCTGGTCGACTTCGACATGCTCTATGGCCATCGGAACGATCCCGAGGGCTACTCCCGAGCACTCGAAGCGGTGGATGCCTGGCTGCCTCAACTGGATGCCGCACTCGGGCCTGAGGATCTCGTCGTGCTGACGGCTGATCATGGCTGCGATCCCACCACGCCATCCACCGACCACAGCCGTGAATACGTGCCCCTGCTAGCCTACGGCCCCAAAGTCCGTGCCGGCACGAACCTGGGCACGCGCGGCTCGCTGGCCGACATCGGACAGACCGTGGCCCAGAACTTCGGCACCAGCATCCAGGCTGGCGTGAGCTTCCTCGACGCGATCGCCTGA
- a CDS encoding TlpA disulfide reductase family protein: MKTLLLTVLACTLLPGQSKPPAAKPASSQQADQKVKPDDDPAAKENQELERSLGESGGSAVEYTRALERHLKLYPKTARRQEIEKVLAQAAVENHDKARLFLYGIPAIEAGSRSGALLDNVTRALLDRDDKESAERALKYARILVDMVTGQRQSQLDSKEPGAGRGRRLDETEYALTRARTFEARALSNLARYDEAIEAAVKGWAACPTSENAFERARVLEKAGKPKEALEALAEALALNDERTSPTDATKEGTRLADLSKKALGDENAFGSIMLASLQRVGQATAARKARLKQFDPNFGAKAPAEFTLGGVSGDPVSLSGLKGKVVILDFWATWCGPCRAQHPLYEQAKQRFKDRDDVVFLNVSTDEDRGAVKPFLEAQKWKGEFLYEDGLALLLRVNSIPTTVILDKQGAVVSRMTGYIADRFVDMLSERIQDALATPSGE; the protein is encoded by the coding sequence ATGAAAACACTTCTCCTGACTGTCCTAGCCTGCACGCTGCTTCCAGGGCAGTCGAAACCGCCCGCCGCAAAGCCGGCCTCCAGCCAGCAGGCCGACCAGAAGGTCAAGCCTGACGATGATCCAGCAGCCAAGGAAAACCAGGAACTCGAACGCTCCCTCGGCGAGTCCGGTGGCAGCGCAGTGGAGTATACGCGCGCCCTGGAGCGCCATCTCAAGCTCTACCCCAAGACCGCTCGGCGTCAGGAGATCGAAAAGGTGCTCGCTCAGGCTGCCGTGGAGAACCACGACAAAGCCCGCCTTTTCCTCTATGGGATTCCCGCCATCGAAGCCGGCAGCCGTAGCGGAGCTCTGCTCGACAACGTCACCCGAGCCCTGCTCGATCGCGATGACAAGGAGAGTGCCGAACGCGCCTTGAAGTACGCCCGCATTCTCGTCGACATGGTCACCGGCCAGCGTCAGTCGCAACTTGACTCGAAAGAGCCCGGAGCCGGCCGTGGACGGCGGCTCGACGAGACGGAATACGCCTTGACCCGTGCCCGCACCTTCGAAGCCCGCGCTCTCAGCAACCTGGCGCGCTACGACGAGGCGATCGAAGCCGCCGTGAAGGGCTGGGCGGCCTGCCCCACTTCCGAGAACGCTTTTGAACGCGCTCGCGTTCTGGAGAAGGCCGGCAAGCCCAAAGAAGCACTGGAAGCTCTGGCGGAGGCCCTGGCCTTAAACGACGAACGCACCTCACCTACCGACGCCACCAAGGAAGGCACTCGCCTGGCTGACCTCTCGAAGAAGGCACTGGGTGACGAAAACGCCTTTGGCTCCATCATGCTGGCTTCCTTGCAGCGCGTCGGCCAGGCGACCGCGGCCCGCAAAGCCCGTCTGAAGCAGTTCGACCCCAACTTCGGAGCCAAGGCCCCGGCTGAGTTCACGTTGGGCGGTGTGTCCGGCGACCCCGTCTCCCTCTCCGGACTGAAGGGCAAAGTGGTCATCCTCGATTTCTGGGCTACCTGGTGCGGACCCTGCCGCGCTCAGCATCCGCTCTATGAACAGGCCAAACAGCGCTTCAAGGATCGCGACGACGTGGTCTTCCTGAACGTCTCCACCGACGAGGACCGCGGCGCCGTCAAGCCATTCCTCGAAGCGCAGAAGTGGAAGGGTGAGTTCCTCTATGAGGACGGACTGGCGCTGCTCCTGCGAGTGAACTCCATTCCCACCACGGTCATCCTCGACAAGCAGGGCGCCGTGGTCAGCCGCATGACCGGCTACATCGCCGACCGCTTCGTCGACATGCTCAGCGAGCGCATTCAGGATGCCCTCGCAACCCCCTCTGGAGAGTAG
- the ruvC gene encoding crossover junction endodeoxyribonuclease RuvC — protein MRILGIDCGSQFTGYGVIDTDGTRHRLVEAGVIRTSAKDSFSTRLLTIGSRLREVAAEFAPDEAAVEDTFTSVNMRSALKLTHVRGVALFVLAEAGLEVSEYPPAQVKMAVASNGRAEKEQVQWMVRVLLGLAEPIASLDASDALAVALCHAMRRPVKIAL, from the coding sequence GTGCGCATCCTGGGCATCGACTGCGGGAGCCAATTTACCGGATACGGCGTGATTGACACGGACGGCACGCGCCATCGCCTCGTCGAGGCTGGCGTCATCCGCACCAGCGCCAAGGATTCGTTCAGCACACGGTTGCTCACCATCGGCTCGCGACTGCGCGAAGTAGCTGCCGAGTTCGCCCCGGACGAAGCGGCCGTCGAGGATACGTTCACCTCGGTGAACATGCGCAGCGCCCTGAAGCTTACTCATGTCCGTGGCGTCGCCCTGTTCGTCCTGGCCGAGGCCGGTCTGGAAGTCAGCGAATACCCGCCCGCTCAGGTCAAGATGGCCGTGGCCAGCAATGGCCGGGCCGAGAAGGAGCAAGTCCAGTGGATGGTGCGCGTCCTGCTCGGGCTCGCGGAACCAATTGCTTCCCTCGACGCGTCTGATGCATTAGCGGTTGCCCTCTGCCATGCCATGAGGCGACCCGTGAAGATCGCCCTATGA
- a CDS encoding YebC/PmpR family DNA-binding transcriptional regulator, translating into MSGHSKWATIKHKKASLDAKRGKMFTRLIKEIVIAARSGGDPDSNARLRTAITAAKAVSMPAENIKRAVMRGTGELEGGQIDEIMFEGYGPGGAAIMVSTATDNRNRTVSEMRHMFSKQGGNMGEVGSVAWMFDRKSQILIEKDKATEDQLMEFALEAGADDVRDEGENWEILSAPESHNTVLEALGKAGIPTVEAEIAMIPKNLVGVDAKHANAMMKIMDLLEEHDDVQNVYTNADFGDEEPEG; encoded by the coding sequence ATGTCCGGACACTCAAAGTGGGCGACGATTAAGCACAAGAAGGCCTCGTTGGATGCCAAGCGCGGCAAGATGTTCACGCGGCTGATCAAGGAAATCGTGATCGCGGCGCGCAGCGGCGGCGACCCCGACAGCAACGCTCGCCTGCGCACGGCCATCACGGCAGCCAAGGCCGTTTCGATGCCCGCCGAAAATATCAAGCGCGCTGTCATGCGCGGCACCGGCGAACTCGAAGGCGGCCAGATCGACGAAATCATGTTCGAAGGGTACGGCCCGGGTGGCGCCGCCATCATGGTCTCCACGGCGACCGACAACCGCAACCGTACGGTCAGCGAGATGCGCCACATGTTCTCCAAGCAGGGCGGGAATATGGGCGAAGTGGGCTCAGTGGCCTGGATGTTCGACCGCAAGAGCCAGATTCTCATCGAGAAAGACAAGGCCACGGAAGATCAGTTGATGGAGTTTGCCCTGGAAGCCGGAGCTGATGACGTGCGCGACGAAGGCGAGAACTGGGAGATCCTCTCGGCGCCGGAATCGCATAATACCGTCCTCGAGGCGCTGGGCAAGGCCGGCATCCCCACCGTCGAGGCGGAAATCGCCATGATCCCCAAGAATCTCGTGGGAGTCGACGCCAAGCATGCCAACGCCATGATGAAGATCATGGACCTGTTGGAAGAGCACGACGACGTCCAGAACGTTTACACCAACGCGGACTTCGGCGACGAAGAGCCGGAAGGCTAA
- a CDS encoding sugar MFS transporter → MSNTKKSIFVTADGQNLVFTFILISSLFLLWGFCNGMIDVMDKHFQEELGLSKAQSAWVQFAHYLGYFLMSIPAGWLATKLGYKGGIVMGLLIVALGGFWFIPATHINAMVHEGRVSANLAFVAFLTGVCVIATGLTFLETIANPYTTVLGDQRYAATRINLAQSCNGVGWIFGPIVGSMFFYGKDAAGRSTGSETLYIPYMYIAIFVIVLAVIFYFANIPDIKGEDDYHLDDTAAPVSHSIWSHPHFVLAVLAQFLYVAAQAGIFSFFINYMTSELPPIPESWAAGLASLSNSAGFLKDWLTGWFETSSAGVLSLSNKGASNLASLGFVCFLIGRFSGAGILRKYSAHKVLGFYGLMNVLATFVVFLKLGWLSVLCVYLSFFFMSIMFPTIFALGIFGLGARAKKASSFIVMAIMGGAILPKLMGWVADEWDMSRGFIVPAVCFVFVAFYGYSWPRFSKSDSLSGVSTMGGH, encoded by the coding sequence ATGAGTAATACCAAGAAGAGTATCTTCGTCACCGCCGACGGCCAGAATCTGGTGTTCACGTTCATCCTCATCAGCTCCCTGTTCCTGCTATGGGGTTTCTGCAACGGGATGATCGATGTGATGGACAAGCACTTTCAGGAGGAGCTTGGTCTATCGAAGGCGCAGTCGGCGTGGGTGCAGTTCGCGCACTACCTTGGATACTTCCTCATGTCGATTCCCGCCGGCTGGCTGGCCACGAAGTTGGGCTACAAGGGCGGCATCGTGATGGGGCTCCTCATCGTGGCGCTGGGAGGATTCTGGTTTATTCCGGCCACGCACATCAACGCCATGGTACACGAAGGCCGCGTGTCGGCGAACCTGGCGTTTGTGGCTTTTTTAACGGGTGTCTGCGTTATCGCTACCGGGCTCACATTCCTGGAGACCATCGCCAATCCCTACACGACGGTATTAGGTGACCAGCGCTATGCCGCGACCCGCATCAACCTGGCGCAGTCGTGCAATGGTGTCGGCTGGATCTTTGGCCCCATCGTCGGCAGCATGTTCTTCTACGGCAAGGATGCGGCGGGCCGCAGCACGGGCAGCGAGACTCTGTACATTCCGTACATGTACATCGCCATCTTCGTCATTGTCCTTGCCGTCATCTTCTACTTCGCCAACATTCCCGACATCAAGGGTGAAGATGACTATCACCTGGACGACACCGCCGCGCCCGTGTCGCACTCCATCTGGTCCCATCCGCACTTCGTGCTCGCCGTCCTGGCGCAGTTCCTGTACGTTGCGGCGCAGGCGGGCATCTTCAGCTTCTTCATCAACTACATGACGTCGGAACTTCCACCGATCCCCGAATCGTGGGCCGCCGGGCTGGCGAGTCTCTCCAATAGCGCGGGATTCCTGAAGGACTGGCTGACGGGCTGGTTTGAAACGAGCAGCGCCGGGGTGCTCTCCCTCAGCAACAAGGGTGCGTCGAACCTCGCCTCGCTGGGGTTCGTCTGCTTCCTCATCGGCCGGTTCAGTGGCGCTGGGATTCTGCGTAAGTACTCAGCTCACAAGGTGTTAGGATTTTATGGCCTGATGAACGTCCTGGCTACCTTTGTAGTGTTTCTAAAGCTTGGGTGGCTGTCCGTGCTTTGTGTCTACCTGAGCTTCTTCTTCATGTCGATCATGTTCCCGACGATCTTCGCGCTGGGTATCTTCGGTTTGGGTGCCCGGGCAAAGAAGGCTTCGTCGTTCATCGTGATGGCGATCATGGGCGGCGCCATCCTGCCCAAGTTGATGGGTTGGGTTGCTGACGAGTGGGATATGTCCCGCGGCTTCATCGTCCCGGCGGTCTGCTTCGTGTTCGTGGCCTTCTATGGCTATAGCTGGCCCAGGTTCAGCAAATCCGATTCGCTCAGCGGTGTCTCCACGATGGGCGGACATTAG
- a CDS encoding DUF1553 domain-containing protein encodes MRAAFVLLWAYSLSAAEPVSYQRDVQPILAERCQMCHGARNASGQLSLASAAALLRGGASGPAVKPSQPDTSLLLQVVSGDKPRMPKAGPPLAETEIALIRRWIEQGARDDSAGKAAPQVWWSLQPLRAITPPAIQDPWIRTPIDAFLLETLRARSLTPSPAAGRRTLIRRVYQDLIGLPPAPEEVEAFLKDSSPDAYNKVVERLLASPRYGERWARHWFDVMHYGESHGYDKDKPRLNAWPYRDWVIRAFNEDKPYARFVQEQIAGDVLFPADPQALVATGFVAAGPWDFVGHQELREGTADKDLTRVLDRDDMVATTVSTFTSMTAHCARCHDHKFDPIPQQDYYNLQAVFAGVDRADRPFDDDPALFQKRQALLQRKQAIQRRLDPLLDKVEFATNPEIETLDSSIQDASLLITHMGEPKTPAEAAEKQKLEARRTADRARRKELVDALVGPETYAEIARIKAEFTPIDEQLKALPKPRLVYAPAGYFQRAGAFRPALQPRAITVLGRGNVRAPGKPAFAAGLTCVSTLNARFDLADATDEGSRRAALARWITAKDNMLTWRSIVNRVWQYHFGTGLVETTSDFGRMGAKPTHPELLDWLAVWFRDEARGSLKQLHRLIVTSAAYQQASTQREDAAKVDAENRLLWRMNRSRLDAEAFRDSVLAVSGKIDLTAGGPPVQMFYFKDDHSPVYDYTRFDPNSPGAYRRSIYRFIVRSVPDPFLERLDCPDPSVLTPKRSTTITAIQALAAWNNVFVLKMSEHFAELLRGRESDAPEQVRMAIRLALSREATPREVELYADYARREGLANFCRVLFNTNEFLFVD; translated from the coding sequence ATGCGGGCTGCCTTCGTTCTTCTCTGGGCTTACTCTCTGTCTGCCGCTGAACCCGTCAGCTACCAGCGCGACGTCCAGCCGATTCTCGCCGAACGCTGCCAGATGTGCCACGGTGCGCGGAATGCCAGCGGCCAACTCTCTCTGGCTTCCGCTGCAGCCCTGCTGCGTGGCGGCGCGTCGGGGCCGGCCGTTAAGCCCTCTCAGCCGGACACCAGCCTACTGCTGCAGGTGGTGAGCGGAGACAAGCCGCGCATGCCTAAGGCCGGCCCACCACTGGCCGAGACAGAGATCGCCTTGATCCGCCGTTGGATCGAACAGGGCGCGAGGGACGACTCCGCGGGCAAGGCCGCTCCTCAGGTTTGGTGGTCCCTGCAGCCGCTCCGCGCCATAACCCCGCCGGCCATCCAGGATCCCTGGATTCGGACGCCCATCGATGCGTTTCTCCTGGAGACGCTGCGGGCCCGCTCGCTCACCCCCTCTCCGGCGGCCGGACGGCGGACGCTGATCCGCCGTGTCTACCAGGATCTGATTGGGCTGCCGCCGGCTCCGGAAGAGGTGGAGGCGTTTCTGAAGGACTCGTCCCCAGATGCCTATAACAAAGTGGTCGAGCGCCTGCTGGCCTCGCCCCGCTACGGCGAGCGCTGGGCCCGCCACTGGTTCGACGTGATGCACTACGGGGAGTCACACGGCTATGACAAGGACAAACCCCGGCTCAACGCGTGGCCTTACCGCGACTGGGTGATTCGCGCGTTCAATGAAGACAAGCCCTACGCGCGATTCGTACAGGAACAGATCGCGGGCGACGTACTGTTCCCCGCAGATCCGCAGGCACTCGTCGCAACCGGCTTCGTGGCCGCCGGCCCGTGGGACTTCGTCGGCCACCAGGAATTACGGGAAGGTACGGCCGACAAGGACCTGACGCGTGTGCTCGATCGGGACGACATGGTGGCGACTACGGTTTCCACCTTCACCTCGATGACCGCGCACTGTGCGCGCTGTCACGACCACAAGTTCGATCCAATCCCGCAGCAGGACTATTACAATCTGCAGGCGGTCTTTGCCGGTGTGGATCGTGCCGACCGCCCTTTCGACGACGATCCGGCCCTGTTCCAGAAGCGGCAGGCACTGTTGCAGCGGAAGCAGGCGATCCAGCGCCGCCTGGACCCGCTGCTCGACAAGGTGGAGTTCGCCACCAACCCGGAGATCGAGACACTGGACAGCTCCATCCAGGACGCCAGTCTGCTCATCACTCACATGGGCGAGCCAAAGACCCCGGCCGAAGCGGCGGAGAAACAGAAACTGGAGGCGCGCCGCACGGCCGACCGGGCGCGCCGCAAGGAACTGGTGGACGCGCTGGTCGGCCCGGAGACTTACGCCGAGATCGCGAGGATCAAGGCGGAGTTCACGCCCATCGACGAGCAACTCAAGGCGCTGCCCAAACCCAGACTGGTCTACGCGCCGGCCGGCTATTTCCAGCGAGCCGGAGCATTCCGCCCGGCCTTGCAGCCACGTGCGATCACCGTGCTGGGCCGAGGCAACGTCCGTGCGCCCGGCAAGCCGGCGTTCGCCGCGGGCCTTACGTGCGTCTCCACGCTGAACGCGCGCTTCGATCTGGCAGATGCGACCGACGAGGGGAGCCGACGCGCCGCGCTCGCTCGCTGGATCACCGCCAAGGACAACATGCTCACCTGGCGCTCCATCGTGAATCGCGTCTGGCAGTATCACTTCGGCACCGGTCTGGTCGAGACCACCAGCGACTTCGGCCGCATGGGCGCCAAGCCGACGCATCCTGAACTGCTGGACTGGCTGGCTGTCTGGTTCCGTGACGAGGCACGCGGCTCGCTGAAACAACTCCATCGCCTCATCGTGACCAGCGCCGCCTATCAACAGGCGTCCACTCAGCGAGAAGACGCGGCCAAGGTCGACGCCGAGAACCGGCTGCTGTGGCGCATGAACCGCTCGCGGCTCGACGCCGAGGCGTTCCGCGACTCCGTCCTGGCCGTCTCCGGGAAAATCGATCTCACCGCCGGCGGGCCGCCCGTCCAGATGTTCTACTTCAAGGACGACCACTCGCCGGTGTACGACTACACGCGTTTCGATCCCAACAGCCCCGGCGCCTACCGGCGCAGCATCTATCGCTTCATTGTGCGTAGCGTGCCCGACCCGTTTCTGGAACGCCTCGACTGCCCGGACCCTTCTGTTCTGACGCCGAAGCGGTCGACCACAATTACGGCGATCCAGGCGCTGGCCGCCTGGAACAACGTCTTCGTCCTGAAAATGTCGGAGCACTTCGCCGAACTGCTGCGCGGCCGGGAGTCCGACGCGCCTGAGCAGGTCCGCATGGCCATCCGTCTGGCGCTAAGTCGCGAAGCGACTCCGCGCGAGGTGGAACTCTACGCCGATTACGCGCGGCGCGAGGGCCTAGCCAACTTCTGCCGCGTGCTGTTCAACACCAACGAATTCCTGTTTGTCGATTGA